Proteins co-encoded in one Salvelinus sp. IW2-2015 linkage group LG17, ASM291031v2, whole genome shotgun sequence genomic window:
- the LOC111976849 gene encoding class E basic helix-loop-helix protein 23-like has product MNAGEENLLKSISNDTLLDLTQRYGQSAFGFGPGQVTGSSGGRYPLTPAADFLHGQTGKSNESGGEQTSDDDDSFDPLDPRKRGSGFDDDKHGGPLSKKPKEQRSLRLSINARERRRMHDLNDALDGLRSVIPYAHSPSVRKLSKIATLLLAKNYILMQAQALEEMRRLVAYLNQGQSINSPIPTALAPFGQAAVYPFTGSALATHADKYSGTTASLFKHHNDKP; this is encoded by the coding sequence ATGAATGCCGGGGAAGAGAACCTGCTGAAGTCCATCAGCAACGACACTCTACTCGACCTAACGCAGCGCTATGGCCAGTCCGCATTCGGCTTTGGACCTGGTCAGGTTACTGGAAGTTCTGGAGGGCGCTACCCTCTCACACCGGCGGCCGACTTCCTCCACGGTCAGACGGGCAAGTCCAACGAGAGCGGCGGGGAGCAGACCAGCGATGACGACGACAGTTTTGACCCTCTGGACCCCCGGAAGAGGGGCTCGGGCTTCGACGATGACAAACACGGGGGTCCCCTTTCTAAGAAGCCCAAGGAGCAGCGGTCTCTGCGCTTGAGCATCAATGCGCGCGAGAGGAGACGGATGCACGACCTGAACGATGCACTAGACGGCCTGCGCTCTGTGATCCCGTATGCGCACAGCCCGTCGGTGAGGAAACTCTCCAAAATAGCCACTCTCCTCCTGGCCAAGAACTACATCCTCATGCAGGCTCAGGCTCTGGAGGAGATGAGGCGGCTGGTGGCTTATCTGAACCAGGGACAGAGCATCAACTCGCCCATCCCCACCGCCCTTGCACCCTTTGGACAGGCGGCCGTGTACCCCTTCACGGGCTCGGCACTCGCCACCCACGCCGATAAATACTCAGGGACAACTGCAAGTCTCTTCAAGCACCATAACGACAAGCCTTGA